A single Salmo trutta chromosome 14, fSalTru1.1, whole genome shotgun sequence DNA region contains:
- the asb14a gene encoding dynein heavy chain 12, axonemal, whose amino-acid sequence MHFDELGNEGDDYEDVDTQYMIEQSLLECNKQIESRDSILGDECSQDITDNVKIFSAIRKGDEAALRQLSVSQSAFSEVDNRGWIPLHEAVSQKNQNILEVTFAASSQNAVQCRTDRGKTPLFLAVEQGLIENATFLLQNHSSSDCQDDEEDSPLVIAIRNDRLDLAKLLLGFGSNVNLEGCHSRTPLHEAAKLGREDFVELLLRSGANPDARSDYGLTPLALAAQCGHVKVVQALVQKGANVESMAQDYATILFEASASGNPEIISLLLEYGADANVPKHTGHLPIHRVSHRGHLQALKILMPVTTCDAVYESGMSPLHSAAAGGHTKCLKALLKAGYDPNYMLHPWVRRNYDDQRKSALYFAVSNDDVPSAKLLLEAGAMPNQDPVKCLQVALRSGNLEMIYVLLRFGANVNYFSRINTTHFPSALQYALKDEVVLRLLCNYGYDVQRCFECNYGEASHVPDDYEGWTNTVINDSMFCEVISVYWLKEHSGHVVRIMMDYVDHVTFCSKLKAVLMEQKQWPDICKVQENARCLQHLCRLKIRSCLGRLRLRAPVFRHFLPLPNRLKDYILYREYDLFSQKIQVG is encoded by the exons ATGCACTTTGACGAACTAGGAAATGAAGGGGACGACTATGAGGATGTGGACACTCAATACATGATTGAACAGAGTCTTCTGGAATGTAACAAGCAGATTGAATCACGGGATTCCATCCTAGGGGATGAGTGCAG TCAAGATATAACAGATAATGTAAAAATCTTCTCCGCCATAAGAAAAG GTGATGAAGCAGCTCTCCGCCAGCTGTCTGTCAGCCAGAGTGCTTTCTCTGAAGTGGACAACAGAGGCTGGATCCCCCTACATGAGGCCGTTAGTCAGAAGAACCAAAATATTCTAGAGGTCACCTTTGCAG CGTCGAGTCAAAATGCAGTGCAATGTCGGACCGACCGGGGAAAGACACCTCTGTTCCTGGCGGTGGAGCAAGGTCTGATAGAGAACGCCACCTTTCTGCTACAGAACCATTCCAGTTCTGACTGCCAGGATGACGAAGAGGACTCACCGCTAGTTATAG CTATCAGAAACGATCGTCTGGACCTGGCCAAGCTCCTACTGGGGTTCGGTAGCAATGTGAACCTGGAGGGATGTCACAGCAGGACCCCCCTCCATGAGGCTGCCAAGCTGGGACGGGAGGACTTTGTGGAGCTGCTTCTCAGGTCTGGGGCCAACCCAGACGCCAGGTCCGACTATGGGCTCACGCCCCTGGCCCTTGCCGCTCAGTGTGGGCATGTGAAGGTAGTCCAAGCCCTCGTCCAGAAAG GGGCCAACGTGGAGTCTATGGCCCAGGATTATGCCACAATCCTATTTGAGGCATCTGCCTCTGGCAACCCTGAGATTATCTCTCTGCTGTTGGAGTATGGAGCTGATGCCAATGTCCCCAAACACACCGGACACCTCCCCATCCACAGAGTCTCCCACAGGGGCCATTTACA agcTCTGAAGATCCTGATGCCTGTGACGACCTGTGACGCAGTGTATGAGAGTGGAATGAGCCCCTTACACTCTGCAGCTGCTGGTGGTCACACAAAGTGTCTAAAGGCCCtgctgaaggcaggctatgaccCTAACTACATGTTGCACCCCTGGGTCCGACGTAACTACGACGACCAGCGGAAGTCTGCCCTGTACTTTGCTGTGTCCAACGATGATGTCCCCTCGGCCAAGCTGCTGCTGGAGGCTGGGGCCATGCCCAACCAGGACCCTGTCAAGTGCCTACAG GTGGCTCTGAGGTCGGGTAACCTGGAAATGATCTACGTCCTGCTGAGGTTTGGAGCCAACGTCAACTACTTCTCCCGCATCAATACCACCCACTTCCCCTCCGCGCTGCAGTACGCCTTGAAGGACGAGGTTGTCCTGCGCTTGCTTTGTAACTATGGCTACGATGTCCAACGCTGCTTCGAGTGCAACTACGGTGAAGCGTCCCATGTTCCTGATGACTATGAGGGCTGGACAAATACGGTCATCAACGACTCCATG TTTTGCGAGGTTATCTCAGTGTACTGGTTGAAAGAACACTCGGGACACGTGGTGCGTATCATGATGGATTACGTCGATCACGTGACCTTCTGCTCGAAACTAAAGGCTGTCCTGATGGAACAAAAGCAGTGGCCTGATATCTGCAAAGTTCAAG AGAACGCTCGCTGTCTTCAGCATCTCTGTCGTCTGAAGATCCGTAGCTGTCTGGGCCGACTGCGTCTCAGGGCCCCAGTGTTCAGGCATTTCCTGCCTCTACCCAACCGGCTCAAAGATTACATCCTGTACCGGGAATATGATCTCTTCAGCCAGAAGATCCAAGTGGGCTGA
- the LOC115207385 gene encoding 40S ribosomal protein S23, giving the protein MGKCRGLRTARKLRNHRREQRWHDKQYKKAHLGTALKANPFGGASHAKGIVLEKVGVEAKQPNSAIRKCVRVQLIKNGKKITAFVPNDGCLNFIEENDEVLVAGFGRKGHAVGDIPGVRFKVVKVANVSLLALYKGKKERPRS; this is encoded by the exons ATGG GAAAGTGTCGTGGTCTGCGTACAGCCAGGAAGCTGCGTAACCACCGTCGTGAACAGAGATGGCACGATAAGCAGTACAAAAAGGCCCATCTCGGCACTGCCCTGAAGGCTAACCCCTTCGGAGGCGCTTCCCACGCCAAGGGAATTGTACTTGAGAAAGT TGGTGTTGAAGCTAAGCAACCCAACTCCGCCATTAGGAAGTGTGTCAGGGTCCAGCTCATCAAGAACGGCAAGAAGATCACCGCCTTTGTCCCCAATGATGGTTGCTTGAACTTCATCGAG GAAAATGACGAGGTTCTGGTGGCAGGATTCGGTCGTAAGGGACACGCCGTTGGGGATATCCCTGGTGTACGTTTTAAGGTGGTCAAGGTGGCTAATGTCTCCCTGCTGGCCCTCTACAAAGGCAAGAAGGAGAGACCCAGATCTTAG